A portion of the Lolium rigidum isolate FL_2022 chromosome 1, APGP_CSIRO_Lrig_0.1, whole genome shotgun sequence genome contains these proteins:
- the LOC124678721 gene encoding beta-1,2-xylosyltransferase XYXT1-like — translation MKVPVAVRSKSLKKSRGAPSCNLPLLLLIAGVMYVMIGKPFPSFLMGSRSFFNRAEEEFIPEPHVNCDFNSTRSDFCEIAGAIRIRGSTSEVFVVSPRRGATARDVFGPNSTWVAANATSWKMKPYTRKGESRIMNGIREFTVRLASADEALACDVMHEDVPAVVYSNGGYCGNYYHDFNDNIIPLFITTRHLGREVQLLVTQKQAWWFGKYGEIVDGLTRHEAVDLDADARVHCYRRVTVGLKSHKDLSIDPRRSPNNVSMVDFKRFIMWRYSLPREHAIRTEEDDEERRRPQLLIITRRSKRRFMNLEEIVAAAEEVGFEVTTSDLMTPPKKQDDEAVVDDSGQARMADASATVNAVDAMLAVHGSGLTNLVFLPMNAVVMQVVPLGGMEALAMDEYGVPPRDMNMRYLQYNITAEESTLSELYPRDHPVFMDPGPIHKQSWSLVDEIYLGKQDVRLDIARFRPVLQKALELLR, via the exons atgaaggtgcctgtgGCTGTGAGGAGCAAGAGCTTGAAGAAAAGCAGGGGAGCTCCTTCATGCAACCTTCCCCTGCTGCTGCTCATCGCTGGGGTTATGTACGTGATGATAG GCAAGCCTTTTCCATCATTCTTGATGGGTAGCAGGAGTTTCTTCAATCGAGCAG AGGAGGAGTTCATCCCGGAGCCACACGTGAACTGCGACTTCAACAGCACAAGGTCCGACTTCTGCGAGATAGCCGGTGCCATCCGCATCCGGGGCAGCACGTCGGAGGTGTTTGTCGTGTCCCCTCGCCGCGGCGCCACCGCCCGGGACGTCTTCGGCCCCAACTCGACGTGGGTCGCCGCCAACGCTACGAGCTGGAAAATGAAGCCGTACACGCGCAAGGGGGAGTCACGCATCATGAACGGCATCAGGGAGTTCACTGTGCGGCTCGCATCCGCCGACGAGGCTCTGGCGTGCGACGTGATGCACGAGGACGTGCCCGCCGTGGTGTACTCCAACGGCGGGTACTGCGGCAACTACTACCACGACTTCAACGACAACATCATCCCTCTCTTCATCACGACGCGCCACCTGGGGCGCGAGGTGCAGCTGCTGGTGACGCAGAAGCAGGCGTGGTGGTTCGGCAAGTACGGCGAGATCGTGGACGGGCTGACGCGGCACGAGGCGGTGGACCTCGACGCCGACGCGCGGGTGCACTGTTATCGGCGGGTGACcgtcgggctcaagagtcacaagGACCTGAGCATCGACCCTCGCCGCTCGCCCAACAACGTGTCCATGGTGGACTTCAAGCGGTTCATCATGTGGCGGTATTCACTGCCCCGTGAGCATGCCATCCggacggaggaggacgacgaggagaggAGGCGGCCGCAGCTGCTGATCATCACGCGGCGGTCAAAGCGGCGGTTCATGAACCTGGAGGAGATcgtggccgccgcggaggaggtaGGGTTCGAGGTGACGACGTCGGACCTGATGACGCCGCCCAAGAAACAAGACGACGAGGCGGTCGTGGACGACAGCGGGCAGGCTCGGATGGCCGATGCGTCGGCGACGGTGAACGCAGTCGACGCAATGCTGGCGGTGCACGGTTCCGGGCTGACGAACCTGGTGTTCCTGCCGATGAACGCGGTGGTGATGCAGGTGGTGCCGCTGGGTGGGATGGAGGCGCTGGCAATGGACGAGTATGGGGTGCCGCCGAGAGACATGAACATGAGGTACCTGCAGTACAACATCACGGCGGAGGAGAGCACGTTGTCGGAGCTGTACCCGAGGGATCACCCGGTGTTCATGGACCCGGGCCCCATACACAAGCAGAGCTGGTCGCTCGTCGATGAGATCTACCTCGGCAAGCAGGACGTCCGGCTCGACATCGCCAGGTTCAGGCCCGTACTCCAGAAggcgctcgagctcctccggtga